The following are encoded together in the Pedobacter sp. D749 genome:
- a CDS encoding ABC transporter permease — protein sequence MFKLNLKIAWRNLWKNKGYTLINILGLSIGMASCILIFLFVRYQLSFDEGIKNEDRIYRFVTDWKYDAFDDYSSGVPIPVAKVAKSEIAGLEKTAAIVKRGTIVRVQDQSGKNIFKSDEDVYYTEPDFFSIFNTQWVFGYPDEALSQPNTVALSEEMARKYFGQAQNAMGKSILVGTKTFFKVTGVFKDMPQNSSYPLKIVLSYKSFPDRDDDCWDCVSSGNEFYVLVKKGLTASDIKGALDQFNKVHFTDHKIAGNQHNVLQALRDIHFNERYNNFAENSMGKKEIYGLIVIGLFLMITACINFINLSTAQAINRAKEVGVRKVMGSMRKQLIFQFLSETFMVTLVAMLIACVLAELCIPQLQNIFKGNITFSLFQHPVIFVFMLLLVLFVGFLAGFYPAIIMSGFRPALAIKNKITLKNGGLSLRKILVIVQFSISIILIIGTIVVMKQMHYIRQKTLGFNANEVAMVSMPTDSVSLMKHATFKERLSKLPGVEMISFCQDPPLSQNVNSSDFTFNGIKNKDFEVRRLKADENFFKLFNLTIIAGKVFSKSDTANGYVVNETFLKKVHIANPQDALGKLINSTGQNIPIVGVVKDFNDKSLKENISGLTISAGRNQYYRAAIKMDTKQLMTTTKQVEALWNSIFPNHVYFSYFVNDRINSYYETEKVMGILFKVFAGVIIFISFIGLFGLMSFVATQRTREMAIRKVLGATNYELIKMLNGSFLQMVFIANLVAWPLAYLLVNNWLNGFAYRMHLSIWPFLSAMLATMVVTLITVSIRSYKAAVANTINALKYE from the coding sequence ATGTTTAAACTTAACCTCAAAATCGCCTGGCGAAACCTCTGGAAAAACAAAGGTTATACCCTTATCAATATTCTTGGACTGTCAATCGGGATGGCCAGTTGCATCCTCATATTTTTGTTTGTCCGTTATCAGCTCAGTTTTGATGAAGGTATTAAAAATGAAGACCGGATTTACAGGTTTGTAACCGATTGGAAGTATGATGCTTTTGATGATTACTCTTCCGGAGTTCCAATTCCAGTGGCTAAAGTGGCAAAAAGTGAAATAGCTGGCCTCGAAAAAACAGCTGCCATCGTTAAAAGAGGCACTATCGTACGTGTTCAGGATCAAAGTGGCAAAAATATTTTCAAAAGTGATGAAGATGTTTATTATACTGAACCTGATTTCTTCAGCATTTTTAATACACAATGGGTTTTTGGGTATCCTGACGAAGCCCTGAGCCAACCAAATACTGTCGCACTTTCAGAGGAAATGGCAAGAAAGTATTTTGGTCAGGCACAAAATGCTATGGGTAAAAGTATTTTAGTGGGTACGAAAACTTTCTTCAAAGTGACCGGCGTATTTAAAGACATGCCTCAAAATAGCAGCTATCCGCTTAAAATTGTACTGAGTTATAAAAGTTTTCCCGACCGGGATGATGATTGCTGGGACTGTGTGAGTTCTGGTAACGAATTTTATGTACTGGTAAAAAAAGGCTTAACTGCTAGCGATATCAAGGGGGCATTAGATCAGTTCAACAAAGTGCATTTTACCGATCATAAGATTGCCGGTAATCAGCATAATGTACTTCAGGCATTAAGAGATATTCATTTTAATGAACGCTACAACAACTTCGCAGAGAATTCGATGGGCAAAAAAGAGATTTATGGTCTGATTGTTATAGGGCTGTTTTTAATGATTACGGCTTGTATCAACTTTATTAACTTAAGTACGGCACAAGCCATTAACAGGGCGAAAGAGGTTGGTGTTAGAAAAGTAATGGGGAGCATGCGTAAACAACTTATTTTTCAGTTTTTGAGTGAAACCTTTATGGTTACGTTAGTTGCCATGCTAATCGCCTGTGTCCTTGCCGAATTATGTATTCCCCAGCTGCAAAACATTTTCAAGGGAAATATCACTTTCAGTCTGTTTCAGCATCCTGTAATTTTTGTTTTTATGCTGCTACTGGTGTTATTTGTCGGCTTTTTGGCTGGCTTTTATCCGGCAATAATTATGTCGGGCTTTAGACCTGCCTTAGCCATTAAAAATAAAATTACATTAAAGAATGGTGGCTTGAGTCTTCGTAAAATCCTGGTTATAGTACAGTTTTCCATTTCTATCATTTTGATTATCGGTACAATCGTAGTGATGAAACAAATGCATTATATCCGGCAAAAAACGTTGGGGTTTAATGCTAACGAGGTTGCAATGGTAAGCATGCCTACTGATAGCGTAAGTTTAATGAAACATGCAACATTTAAGGAGCGGCTGTCTAAATTGCCTGGTGTAGAAATGATTAGCTTTTGTCAGGATCCACCGCTTTCTCAAAATGTTAACTCATCCGACTTTACGTTCAATGGAATTAAGAATAAAGACTTTGAAGTAAGAAGGTTAAAGGCTGATGAAAATTTCTTTAAGCTTTTTAATTTAACCATTATTGCCGGAAAAGTATTTTCGAAAAGTGACACCGCGAATGGTTACGTGGTCAATGAAACTTTTCTTAAAAAAGTACATATTGCCAATCCTCAGGATGCGTTAGGAAAACTGATCAATTCTACGGGACAGAATATACCGATTGTCGGTGTGGTTAAAGACTTTAATGATAAATCTTTAAAGGAGAATATTTCAGGGCTTACCATCTCAGCAGGTAGAAACCAATATTACCGGGCAGCAATTAAAATGGATACGAAACAACTAATGACAACCACGAAGCAGGTTGAAGCTTTATGGAACAGCATTTTTCCAAACCATGTATATTTCTCTTATTTCGTTAATGATCGGATTAATAGTTACTACGAAACCGAAAAAGTGATGGGTATTTTATTTAAGGTATTCGCAGGAGTAATCATTTTTATTTCTTTTATCGGGTTATTCGGGCTGATGTCTTTCGTAGCAACACAGCGCACGAGGGAGATGGCCATCAGAAAAGTGCTGGGCGCAACAAATTATGAATTAATTAAAATGCTGAACGGATCATTTCTGCAGATGGTTTTTATTGCCAATCTGGTGGCCTGGCCCCTTGCATATCTTTTAGTGAATAACTGGTTGAATGGTTTCGCGTACCGCATGCATCTAAGCATTTGGCCCTTCTTATCAGCCATGCTGGCCACTATGGTGGTTACTTTAATTACCGTTTCTATCCGTTCTTATAAAGCAGCTGTCGCCAATACAATTAATGCACTGAAATATGAATAG
- a CDS encoding ABC transporter permease → MFKLNLKIALRSLFRNKVYAAINIGGLAIGLTSCLLLLLYAGYEWGYDRQFKNSPHIYQAMINLNDQKGEVIRTINQSQNVMLAALKEEFPEVLYGARITDVYKRLVANGQESLKLDSRYVDPDFLKLFDYHFISGNPTKALNDPNSIVLTETAAKRIFGTTDVLNQKVRFENQVDLKVTGVIKDLPTNITYGFESLTTFTLYENLNQWPKKPNWGSHDYYTLIKLNENTDIEAFNIKLKGFVGKHFAAAKEDVFIYPLTKLHLYGTFLNGKSIGGNIKQLQLFVGLSIGILLIACINFMNLATASTQGRAKEIGVKKTMGASRSNLVFQFMLESFILTLIGILLSIILLEFSLPMFNRLLGIEIVFDYLNPANWILIFSILVITGFISGSYPSFYLSGFNVIQSLKKSLNFKKGYALTFRQVLVVIQFGFSVVLIVATITIYKQIQFIKNMPLGYRSNGLLEVAHEGLLYEKFNLLKTRLLSSGAVVGVTQSSGSISNKNSSVRGLGWVGMSESDKMIDFDQIYTTYDFTKTVNIRLLAGRDFDRKFASDTAAILLSKKAVEVMHLKRPVGTSIVYQGTKRNVVGVFDDIVWGDPSKVAAPMVIAYADISDVITMRLNPDKSLSESTSIINKLVKELNPNFPVEIKFIDGLNEIKLKNEKILGTLANLFGCLAIFISCLGLFGLSSFSTAQRIKEVSIRKILGASITELMTLLSLSFLKLIFIAIVIALPVAYYIMNNWLMHFELRTSLNLWVFMATATLTLLISILTITWQTYRAAKTNAVDALKYE, encoded by the coding sequence ATGTTTAAACTGAACTTAAAAATCGCACTGCGTAGTCTATTTAGAAACAAAGTTTATGCAGCCATAAACATTGGTGGTTTGGCTATTGGTTTAACCTCTTGCTTACTACTGTTATTATATGCTGGTTATGAGTGGGGTTATGACCGGCAATTTAAAAACTCACCGCATATTTATCAGGCGATGATTAATTTAAATGACCAGAAAGGAGAGGTGATCAGAACAATAAACCAATCGCAGAATGTGATGTTGGCTGCACTTAAAGAAGAATTTCCTGAGGTATTATACGGTGCCAGAATTACCGATGTTTATAAAAGATTGGTGGCCAATGGACAAGAAAGCTTAAAATTAGATAGCAGGTACGTCGACCCCGATTTTTTAAAATTATTTGATTATCATTTTATCAGTGGAAATCCTACAAAGGCATTAAATGATCCCAATTCTATTGTTTTAACTGAAACAGCAGCAAAACGGATATTCGGTACAACAGATGTGCTTAATCAAAAAGTACGATTTGAAAATCAGGTTGACTTAAAAGTTACAGGTGTAATAAAAGACCTTCCTACCAATATTACCTATGGTTTCGAATCGTTAACCACATTTACTTTATATGAAAATTTAAACCAGTGGCCAAAAAAACCAAATTGGGGTAGCCATGATTATTACACTTTAATAAAATTAAATGAAAATACAGATATAGAAGCCTTTAATATAAAGTTAAAGGGATTTGTAGGCAAACACTTTGCTGCTGCCAAAGAAGATGTATTTATTTATCCTTTAACAAAATTACACCTATACGGAACATTTTTAAATGGTAAAAGCATTGGGGGCAATATTAAGCAGTTGCAACTGTTTGTTGGTTTATCGATAGGTATCCTCCTTATTGCCTGTATTAATTTTATGAATTTGGCAACCGCCAGCACACAAGGCAGAGCAAAAGAAATTGGCGTCAAAAAAACTATGGGTGCATCCAGATCAAATCTGGTTTTTCAGTTTATGTTGGAATCATTCATTTTAACCCTGATTGGCATTCTGTTAAGCATTATTCTACTCGAATTCAGTTTGCCAATGTTTAACCGGCTATTGGGAATTGAAATTGTGTTTGATTACCTCAATCCAGCCAACTGGATATTGATTTTTAGTATTTTGGTTATAACCGGCTTCATATCAGGAAGCTACCCTTCATTTTACCTTTCTGGTTTTAACGTGATACAATCACTCAAAAAATCCTTAAATTTTAAAAAAGGATATGCCTTAACTTTCAGGCAGGTTTTGGTTGTCATACAATTTGGCTTTTCAGTGGTATTAATTGTGGCAACCATAACCATTTATAAACAAATCCAGTTTATTAAAAACATGCCTTTAGGTTACAGATCAAATGGACTGCTGGAAGTAGCTCACGAAGGATTGTTGTATGAAAAATTCAACCTGTTAAAAACAAGATTACTATCCAGTGGCGCTGTTGTAGGCGTAACACAATCATCTGGCAGTATTTCTAACAAAAACAGCAGTGTAAGAGGCCTGGGCTGGGTTGGGATGTCCGAAAGTGATAAAATGATCGATTTTGATCAGATCTACACCACTTATGATTTTACTAAAACGGTAAACATCAGGTTGTTGGCAGGAAGGGATTTTGATCGGAAATTTGCTTCAGATACAGCGGCAATACTTTTGAGCAAAAAAGCGGTTGAAGTAATGCACCTGAAACGTCCGGTTGGTACCAGCATTGTATACCAGGGAACAAAAAGAAATGTGGTAGGGGTTTTTGATGATATTGTTTGGGGTGACCCGAGTAAAGTTGCCGCACCTATGGTTATTGCTTATGCAGATATCAGTGATGTAATTACCATGCGCCTAAATCCCGATAAAAGTTTAAGTGAAAGCACTAGCATTATTAATAAGCTGGTAAAAGAATTAAACCCAAATTTTCCTGTCGAAATTAAATTTATCGATGGTTTAAACGAAATTAAACTAAAAAATGAAAAGATTTTGGGCACTTTGGCAAATCTTTTTGGATGTTTGGCCATTTTCATATCTTGTTTAGGTTTGTTCGGTCTTTCATCTTTTAGTACAGCGCAAAGAATAAAAGAAGTAAGTATCCGTAAAATCTTAGGCGCTTCAATTACAGAGTTGATGACTTTACTTTCTTTAAGTTTTTTAAAATTAATATTTATTGCAATTGTAATTGCACTGCCAGTTGCCTATTATATTATGAATAACTGGTTAATGCATTTCGAACTCAGAACAAGCTTAAATTTGTGGGTGTTTATGGCAACAGCAACACTTACACTGTTAATTTCAATTTTAACAATTACCTGGCAAACCTATCGCGCCGCAAAAACAAATGCAGTTGATGCTTTAAAATACGAATAA
- a CDS encoding ABC transporter ATP-binding protein, translated as MIQLTNIEKYYANKGVKNYVLRLVTTTIKQGEFVSIMGPSGAGKSTLLNIIGMLEEPTYGTYEFLGEDVTSLNERKRIELYRNHIGFVFQAYHLIDEMTVYENIEAPLLYKKIGSSERASRIADLLDRFNIVAKKDLFPNQLSGGQQQLVGIARALAAQPSIILADEPTGNLQSAQAEEIMTLFKKLNQEDGITIIQVTHSEKNAQYGNRILHIADGVVKEDLAVLS; from the coding sequence ATGATACAATTAACCAACATCGAAAAATACTACGCAAACAAAGGCGTTAAAAATTATGTACTCCGTTTGGTAACCACAACCATTAAACAGGGAGAATTTGTTTCCATTATGGGGCCATCAGGTGCCGGGAAATCTACCCTGCTCAACATCATTGGCATGCTCGAAGAGCCAACCTATGGAACTTACGAGTTTTTGGGAGAAGACGTAACTTCACTTAACGAACGTAAACGCATTGAACTTTACCGCAATCACATCGGTTTTGTATTTCAGGCTTACCATTTAATTGACGAGATGACGGTGTACGAAAACATTGAAGCCCCTTTATTGTACAAAAAAATTGGTAGTTCTGAACGTGCCAGTAGGATTGCAGATCTTTTAGACCGTTTTAATATCGTGGCCAAAAAAGATCTGTTTCCTAACCAGCTTTCTGGCGGACAACAGCAATTGGTTGGCATTGCAAGGGCACTAGCTGCTCAACCGTCAATTATTTTGGCAGATGAACCAACCGGCAACTTGCAATCTGCACAGGCAGAAGAAATTATGACGCTGTTTAAAAAGTTAAATCAGGAAGATGGGATTACCATTATCCAGGTAACGCATTCGGAGAAAAATGCACAATACGGAAACAGGATTTTGCACATTGCCGATGGTGTGGTGAAGGAAGACTTAGCCGTATTAAGTTAG
- a CDS encoding helical backbone metal receptor gives MQKSFTDQMGREISINFPPKRIISLVPSQTELLFDLGLDQEIIGLTKFCIHPIEKFAERTKVGGTKKLNIDLIKDLQPDLIIGNKEENTQSDIEELAAYFPVWMSDIFTLDDAMKTIAQIGDLVNRQPEAGYLNHLISAGFNDLKTLALQNHIDKKVAYLIWRKPYMAAGKNTFIDDVLLINGMTNLIKEERYPAVTLEKLKTTNCDLILLSSEPYPFGEKHIEEIREAIPNAKILLVDGEMFSWYGSRLVKAVQYFFEFQKQLY, from the coding sequence ATGCAAAAATCTTTTACCGATCAAATGGGCAGGGAAATTTCTATTAATTTTCCACCCAAACGGATTATTTCTTTGGTACCCTCACAAACAGAATTATTATTTGATTTAGGGTTGGACCAGGAAATTATCGGATTGACAAAGTTTTGTATCCATCCGATAGAAAAATTTGCAGAACGGACCAAGGTGGGTGGTACAAAAAAGCTGAATATCGATTTGATTAAAGATTTGCAGCCCGATCTCATTATCGGTAATAAGGAAGAAAATACGCAGAGCGATATAGAAGAATTAGCCGCATATTTTCCTGTATGGATGAGTGATATCTTTACTTTGGATGATGCCATGAAAACCATTGCACAGATAGGGGATCTGGTAAACCGGCAACCCGAAGCGGGTTACCTCAATCATTTAATATCGGCAGGTTTTAACGATTTAAAAACACTTGCCCTCCAAAATCATATTGATAAAAAGGTAGCCTATCTCATCTGGCGTAAGCCGTATATGGCCGCAGGAAAAAATACATTTATTGATGATGTTCTGCTGATTAACGGTATGACGAATTTAATTAAAGAAGAACGTTATCCTGCAGTAACGTTGGAAAAACTGAAAACCACAAATTGTGACCTGATTTTACTTTCATCAGAGCCTTATCCTTTTGGTGAAAAACATATAGAAGAAATCAGGGAGGCAATTCCTAATGCTAAAATTTTATTGGTTGATGGTGAGATGTTCAGCTGGTATGGAAGCAGGTTGGTTAAAGCCGTACAGTATTTTTTCGAATTCCAAAAACAACTTTATTAA
- the tig gene encoding trigger factor: MNITQEKTGNLNAVVKIKIAPADYTGKVEKAIKDQAKKAQLPGFRKGMVPAAHIKKMYGKSILVEEVNNLLNDTLSNYIAEQKLEILGQPLPKMDDEREFKWDNTDDFEFDYELGLAPAFDVNLSSKDKFTEYVIKADQETLESRIKNIRRSYGKMTNPEVSTDDDVLYAELTQVAEDGTVVEGGITSTASVRLDQIKDKKILKSLVGLKKDDEVTIDIQKAFEDAAVIAKALNISEEEAADLKASFKLNVKNVNRLEESDLNQEFFDKLFGEGTVTDEAGFRAKITEEVEGMFKQDAERKLSNDIYEALLTKHTFELPDEFLRRWLKATNEKLTDEELAEGYDDFAKNLKWTLIENKIIKDNSIEIKYEDVVQAAKAKLDAQFRMYSPSPLPEDQLAQYAVQFLQEKENANRVFEEVKALKTFEQIKSVVTLEQKDIDYDKFLALVEKK, encoded by the coding sequence ATGAATATTACACAGGAAAAAACCGGCAACTTAAATGCTGTTGTAAAAATCAAGATTGCACCTGCTGATTACACTGGAAAAGTAGAGAAAGCCATTAAAGATCAAGCTAAAAAAGCACAATTACCTGGTTTCCGTAAAGGAATGGTTCCTGCTGCCCACATTAAAAAAATGTATGGCAAAAGTATCCTGGTAGAAGAGGTTAACAACTTGTTAAACGATACCTTATCTAACTATATCGCTGAGCAAAAGTTAGAAATTTTAGGTCAACCCCTTCCTAAAATGGACGATGAGCGTGAATTTAAATGGGACAATACAGATGATTTCGAATTTGATTATGAATTAGGTTTAGCGCCGGCTTTTGATGTAAACCTTTCATCTAAAGATAAATTTACAGAATACGTAATTAAAGCGGATCAGGAAACTTTAGAAAGCCGTATCAAAAATATCCGCCGTAGTTATGGTAAAATGACTAATCCAGAGGTTTCGACTGATGATGATGTACTTTACGCCGAATTAACCCAGGTAGCTGAAGATGGTACTGTTGTTGAAGGTGGTATTACCAGTACTGCGAGTGTTCGTTTAGATCAGATTAAAGATAAAAAAATCCTTAAATCGCTTGTCGGTTTAAAGAAAGATGATGAAGTAACCATCGACATTCAAAAAGCATTTGAAGATGCTGCTGTAATTGCAAAAGCTTTAAATATTTCAGAAGAAGAAGCTGCTGATTTAAAAGCAAGCTTTAAACTTAACGTTAAAAATGTTAACCGTTTAGAAGAGTCGGACTTAAACCAGGAATTTTTTGATAAATTATTTGGTGAAGGTACTGTAACTGACGAAGCTGGTTTCAGGGCTAAAATTACTGAAGAAGTAGAAGGTATGTTTAAACAAGATGCTGAACGTAAATTATCGAACGATATTTATGAAGCACTTTTAACTAAACACACTTTCGAATTGCCTGATGAATTTTTACGTCGCTGGTTAAAAGCTACAAACGAAAAATTAACCGACGAAGAATTAGCTGAAGGTTATGATGATTTCGCTAAAAACCTTAAATGGACCTTAATCGAAAACAAAATCATTAAAGATAACAGCATTGAAATTAAATATGAGGATGTAGTTCAGGCGGCTAAAGCTAAATTAGATGCACAGTTCAGAATGTACAGTCCAAGCCCACTTCCTGAAGATCAACTGGCTCAGTATGCTGTTCAGTTTTTACAGGAAAAAGAAAATGCAAACCGTGTTTTTGAAGAGGTAAAAGCATTAAAAACTTTCGAACAAATCAAATCTGTTGTTACTTTAGAGCAAAAAGATATTGATTACGATAAGTTTTTGGCGCTAGTGGAGAAAAAGTAA
- a CDS encoding four helix bundle protein, with protein sequence MIVLLLYLGMAQFKFQSLEIWQLSIVLTDKLLDIADRLSVDKKYRFAEQLNGAALSISNNIAEGSGSVSNKEFAHYLNIAHRSTFENANILVVLERRKYISDTELNDYLEELDKLARKLTNFRKYLLK encoded by the coding sequence ATGATTGTGCTATTGCTATATTTAGGTATGGCTCAATTTAAATTTCAATCGCTCGAAATTTGGCAGTTATCAATTGTGTTAACTGATAAATTACTAGATATAGCTGACCGATTGTCAGTTGACAAAAAATATAGATTTGCAGAGCAGCTCAATGGGGCTGCTCTTAGCATATCCAATAATATCGCCGAGGGGTCAGGTTCGGTTTCCAATAAGGAATTCGCTCATTATCTGAATATTGCACATCGTTCTACGTTTGAGAATGCAAATATTTTAGTAGTTTTAGAACGGAGGAAATATATTTCTGACACAGAGTTGAATGATTATCTGGAAGAATTAGATAAATTGGCACGGAAATTAACCAACTTCAGAAAATATTTATTAAAGTAA
- the clpP gene encoding ATP-dependent Clp endopeptidase proteolytic subunit ClpP: protein MNIDSQEFRKFAVKHQGIGGLHVDKFIAQANLDPKSMTPYIIEERQLNVAQMDVFSRLMMDRIIFLGDAIYDQNANIIQAQLLFLQSADADRDIQIYINSPGGSVYAGLGIYDTMQYIQPDVATICTGMAASMGAVLLVAGAKGKRAALPHSRVMIHQPSGGAQGVASDMEINLREMLKLKKELYDIISEHSGQTYDWVEKASDRDYWMTADEAKGFGMVDEVLSRNAKKDGETK, encoded by the coding sequence ATGAACATAGATTCACAAGAATTCAGGAAATTTGCCGTTAAACATCAGGGAATTGGCGGTTTACACGTAGATAAATTTATTGCTCAGGCTAATTTGGATCCTAAGAGCATGACGCCATATATTATTGAAGAACGCCAGTTGAACGTAGCACAGATGGATGTTTTCTCAAGATTAATGATGGACCGCATTATCTTTTTAGGTGATGCCATTTACGATCAGAATGCCAACATTATCCAGGCGCAGTTGTTGTTTTTACAATCTGCAGATGCTGATAGAGACATTCAGATCTATATTAACTCGCCAGGTGGTTCAGTTTATGCAGGTTTAGGTATTTATGATACCATGCAGTATATCCAGCCTGATGTAGCAACCATCTGTACCGGTATGGCAGCATCAATGGGAGCCGTTTTATTGGTGGCAGGTGCAAAAGGTAAACGTGCTGCATTGCCTCACTCAAGAGTAATGATCCACCAGCCATCAGGAGGTGCACAAGGTGTGGCATCTGATATGGAGATCAACTTAAGAGAAATGTTGAAATTAAAAAAAGAATTATACGATATTATTTCAGAACACTCTGGTCAAACTTATGATTGGGTAGAGAAAGCTTCAGATCGCGATTACTGGATGACTGCCGATGAGGCAAAAGGTTTTGGTATGGTTGATGAAGTATTATCGAGAAACGCAAAGAAAGATGGCGAAACAAAATAA
- the clpX gene encoding ATP-dependent Clp protease ATP-binding subunit ClpX produces MKYYRETQRKMAKQNKESRCSFCHSGKHETLMLIEGMDAFICDKCVTQANQLLAQELGTKGTKNIQEAINLLKPLEIKQHLDQYVIGQDDAKKVLSVAVYNHYKRLNQKIDKDEIEIEKSNIMLVGETGTGKTLLAKTIAKILHVPFCICDATVLTEAGYVGEDVESILTRLLQAADYDVTAAERGIVYIDEVDKVARKSDNPSITRDVSGEGVQQALLKILEGTVVNVPPQGGRKHPDQKMITVNTNNILFICGGAFDGIERKIANRLRTQAVGYKVKKDETVLDLKNLYKYITPQDLKSFGLIPELIGRIPVLSHLNPLDKESLRNILTAPKNSLIKQYVKLFAYEDVKLTFDEDVLNFIVDKAMEYKLGARGLRSICEAIMLDAMFDTPTQTDVKELHINLDYAIEKFEKADFKKLQAA; encoded by the coding sequence ATGAAGTATTATCGAGAAACGCAAAGAAAGATGGCGAAACAAAATAAAGAATCCCGTTGCTCGTTCTGCCATTCTGGCAAGCATGAAACTTTAATGCTGATTGAAGGCATGGATGCATTTATCTGTGATAAATGTGTTACGCAGGCCAATCAGTTGCTTGCACAGGAATTAGGAACCAAAGGGACAAAAAATATTCAAGAGGCGATAAACTTGTTAAAGCCTCTTGAAATTAAACAACACCTTGATCAATATGTAATTGGTCAGGATGATGCTAAAAAGGTACTTTCTGTTGCTGTTTACAATCACTACAAACGTTTAAATCAAAAAATTGATAAAGACGAGATTGAGATTGAAAAATCGAATATCATGTTGGTGGGTGAAACCGGAACAGGTAAAACGCTTTTGGCTAAAACCATTGCGAAAATTCTGCATGTGCCATTCTGTATTTGCGATGCAACTGTTTTAACAGAAGCTGGTTATGTAGGTGAAGATGTAGAGAGTATCTTAACGCGTTTGCTTCAGGCAGCTGATTATGATGTAACGGCTGCTGAACGTGGTATTGTTTACATCGATGAGGTAGATAAGGTAGCACGTAAAAGTGATAACCCATCAATCACCCGTGATGTATCCGGAGAAGGTGTTCAGCAAGCTTTATTGAAGATTTTAGAAGGTACGGTAGTTAACGTTCCACCTCAGGGCGGACGTAAACACCCAGATCAGAAAATGATCACGGTAAATACGAATAACATTCTATTTATCTGTGGTGGGGCATTTGATGGTATCGAACGTAAAATTGCCAACCGTTTACGCACGCAGGCTGTAGGTTATAAAGTAAAGAAAGATGAGACAGTTTTAGACCTTAAAAATCTTTATAAGTATATTACACCTCAGGATTTAAAATCTTTTGGATTAATTCCTGAATTAATTGGTCGTATACCAGTTCTTTCTCACTTAAATCCATTAGATAAAGAATCTTTAAGAAACATTTTAACCGCACCTAAGAATTCATTAATCAAGCAATATGTTAAGCTTTTTGCTTACGAAGACGTGAAGCTTACTTTTGATGAAGATGTTTTAAATTTTATTGTAGATAAAGCAATGGAATATAAACTGGGAGCACGTGGTTTAAGATCAATCTGCGAAGCGATTATGTTGGATGCGATGTTTGATACACCAACGCAGACGGATGTCAAGGAGTTGCACATCAATCTCGATTACGCGATAGAGAAATTTGAAAAGGCCGACTTTAAAAAGTTGCAGGCCGCTTAA